From the genome of Archangium lipolyticum, one region includes:
- a CDS encoding OmpA family protein, producing MAARADHDPFARGFDAVPLKATPAQRSGIALEGAAADPAGSFRGALLFDYNRGILALKLGDEKLGDLLPYRLDAHALFAWQLHRRLEIAADVPFTLTQGDRFQLLRDALNAQDFPGAAGVNTYGFGDVRLQPRAFLLLPEDFPVGVALSAEVRLPTGNGDSFLGERSVLVAPRLAVERAFGPVRVLGNLGLRLRPQHAQYLNLYVGNEVTFGAGAIVDLPDVGPLFNVQAIAEMHLATPTSAPFNFRQADSLKTPWEVLGGVRAHLYQGWGLELDVGRGVTLGSGYGREELRVIFALRYDETFLDSDGDGVRDSFDKCPNELEDTDGFQDNDGCPEPDNDGDGVVDGQDQCPDSAGDPAQGGCGDADGDGVPDGQDLCPDKAGPKGYDGCPDADGDEVPDNVDECPDQSGTPEADGCPIDNPPLVVVESDRIRIKGNILFETGSATIQKQSLKLLDEVAIVLARNPELGPVLIEGHTDNVGSDTLNLNLSQRRAQSVMNYLISKDIDAERLRAKGFGESRPIATNGTSLGRAKNRRVEFRLIKSEVETPARTVPAEKKGTGNDKGNGGKQ from the coding sequence ATGGCCGCGCGGGCGGACCATGATCCCTTCGCGCGCGGCTTCGACGCCGTGCCGCTGAAGGCCACCCCTGCCCAGAGGAGTGGCATCGCCCTCGAAGGCGCCGCGGCCGACCCCGCCGGCAGCTTCCGGGGTGCCCTCCTCTTCGACTACAACCGCGGCATCCTCGCCCTCAAGCTGGGCGACGAGAAGCTGGGAGATCTCCTCCCCTACCGGCTCGACGCGCACGCGCTCTTCGCCTGGCAGCTCCACCGCCGGCTGGAGATCGCCGCGGACGTGCCCTTCACCCTCACCCAGGGTGACCGCTTCCAGTTGCTGCGCGATGCCCTCAACGCCCAGGACTTCCCCGGCGCCGCCGGCGTGAACACGTACGGCTTCGGCGACGTGCGGCTCCAGCCCCGCGCCTTCCTCCTGCTGCCCGAGGACTTCCCCGTGGGCGTCGCGCTCTCCGCCGAGGTGCGCCTGCCCACCGGGAATGGCGACAGCTTCCTCGGTGAGCGCAGCGTCCTGGTGGCCCCGCGGCTCGCCGTGGAGCGCGCCTTCGGCCCCGTGCGCGTGCTCGGCAACCTGGGCCTGCGCCTGCGCCCCCAGCATGCCCAGTACCTCAACCTCTACGTCGGCAACGAGGTGACCTTCGGCGCTGGCGCCATCGTGGACCTGCCCGACGTCGGCCCCCTCTTCAACGTGCAGGCCATCGCCGAGATGCACCTCGCCACGCCCACCTCCGCCCCCTTCAACTTCCGCCAGGCCGACTCCCTCAAGACGCCCTGGGAGGTGCTCGGCGGCGTGCGCGCCCACCTCTACCAGGGCTGGGGCCTGGAGCTGGACGTGGGCCGCGGCGTGACGCTCGGCAGCGGCTACGGCCGCGAGGAGCTGCGCGTCATCTTCGCCCTCCGCTACGACGAGACGTTCCTCGACTCCGACGGAGATGGCGTCCGCGACTCGTTCGACAAGTGCCCCAACGAGCTCGAGGACACCGACGGCTTCCAGGACAACGACGGCTGCCCGGAGCCGGACAACGATGGCGATGGCGTCGTCGACGGCCAGGACCAGTGCCCGGATTCCGCCGGCGACCCGGCCCAGGGTGGTTGTGGTGACGCCGATGGGGATGGTGTGCCCGACGGCCAGGATCTCTGCCCCGACAAGGCCGGCCCCAAGGGCTATGACGGCTGCCCCGACGCCGATGGCGACGAGGTGCCCGACAACGTCGACGAGTGCCCCGACCAGTCCGGCACTCCCGAGGCCGATGGCTGCCCCATCGACAACCCGCCGCTCGTGGTCGTCGAGTCCGACCGCATCCGCATCAAGGGCAACATCCTCTTCGAGACGGGCTCCGCCACCATCCAGAAGCAGTCGCTCAAGCTGCTCGACGAGGTGGCCATCGTGCTCGCACGCAACCCCGAGCTCGGGCCCGTCCTCATCGAGGGTCACACCGACAACGTCGGCTCCGACACCCTCAACCTGAACCTGTCCCAGCGGCGCGCCCAGTCCGTCATGAACTACCTCATCTCCAAGGACATCGACGCCGAGCGCCTGCGCGCCAAGGGCTTCGGTGAGTCCAGGCCCATCGCCACCAATGGCACGTCGCTCGGCCGCGCCAAGAACCGCCGCGTCGAGTTCCGTCTCATCAAGTCCGAGGTGGAGACGCCCGCGCGCACCGTGCCCGCGGAGAAGAAGGGCACGGGCAACGACAAGGGCAACGGCGGAAAGCAGTAG
- a CDS encoding pyridoxal phosphate-dependent decarboxylase family protein — MSKSPRLASQGLSHQDVLSRMREMRTEDARWQEGRTWSLVYNAGEDLRRLAAEAYTEFMSENGLSPLAFPSLRRFEAEVLTIAAELFHGETAAGTMTSGGTESILMAVKTARDFARAERGISEPEMVLPATVHPAFQKAAHYFGVKAINVPVGPDFRADVAAMRAAIGPRTVLVVGSAPAYPHGVIDPISELAALAQEKGVLCHVDACLGGFLLPFARRLGHAIPDFDFAVPGVTSLSADLHKYGYAAKGASIVLYRTPELRRHQFFTFANWSGGIYASPSMAGTRPGGAIAAAWAVLKYLGEEGYLRLAGTVLDTSRALREGIAAIPGLKLLGDPRLSVFAFSSDSLDVYALGDAMEARGWKLDRQMMPPALHLMVTPAHAAVVEPFLADLRACAASLASGEPAPDGSAAMYGMLGAIPDKSEAEGFILQFMDALYANE, encoded by the coding sequence ATGTCGAAGAGTCCCCGCCTGGCGTCCCAGGGTCTGAGTCACCAGGATGTGCTCTCGCGGATGCGCGAGATGCGCACCGAGGATGCCCGTTGGCAGGAGGGGCGGACCTGGAGCCTCGTCTACAACGCGGGCGAGGATCTCCGCCGTCTGGCCGCCGAGGCGTACACCGAGTTCATGTCCGAGAACGGCCTCAGCCCCCTGGCCTTCCCCAGCCTGAGGCGCTTCGAAGCCGAGGTGCTCACCATCGCGGCGGAGCTCTTCCACGGCGAGACCGCCGCGGGGACCATGACGTCCGGAGGCACCGAGTCCATCCTCATGGCCGTCAAGACGGCCCGGGACTTCGCTCGCGCCGAGCGCGGCATCTCCGAGCCGGAGATGGTGCTGCCCGCCACCGTCCACCCCGCCTTCCAGAAGGCCGCCCACTACTTCGGGGTGAAGGCCATCAACGTCCCCGTGGGGCCCGACTTCCGCGCGGACGTGGCCGCCATGCGCGCCGCCATCGGCCCTCGCACCGTGCTCGTCGTCGGCTCCGCTCCCGCCTACCCGCACGGGGTGATCGATCCCATCTCCGAGCTCGCCGCCCTGGCCCAGGAGAAGGGTGTCCTCTGCCACGTGGATGCCTGCCTCGGCGGCTTCCTCCTGCCCTTCGCCAGGCGGCTCGGCCACGCCATTCCCGACTTCGACTTCGCCGTGCCCGGCGTCACCAGCCTCTCGGCGGACCTGCACAAGTACGGCTACGCCGCCAAGGGCGCCTCCATCGTCCTCTACCGCACCCCCGAGCTGCGCCGGCACCAGTTCTTCACCTTCGCCAACTGGAGCGGCGGCATCTACGCCTCGCCCTCCATGGCCGGCACCCGCCCCGGTGGTGCCATCGCCGCCGCCTGGGCCGTCCTCAAGTACCTCGGCGAGGAGGGCTACCTGCGACTGGCCGGCACGGTGCTCGACACCTCGAGGGCCCTGCGCGAGGGCATCGCCGCCATCCCCGGGCTGAAGCTGCTGGGAGACCCCCGGCTCAGCGTCTTCGCCTTCTCCTCGGACTCCCTGGACGTGTACGCGCTGGGCGATGCCATGGAGGCCCGCGGCTGGAAGCTGGACCGGCAGATGATGCCCCCCGCGCTGCACCTCATGGTGACGCCCGCCCATGCCGCCGTGGTCGAGCCCTTCCTCGCGGACCTGCGCGCGTGCGCCGCCAGCCTCGCCTCCGGTGAGCCCGCTCCGGACGGCAGTGCCGCCATGTACGGCATGCTGGGCGCCATCCCCGACAAGAGCGAGGCCGAGGGCTTCATCCTCCAGTTCATGGACGCGCTGTACGCCAACGAGTGA
- a CDS encoding outer membrane protein assembly factor: MHPTPTTWGVVLCAVMFALPVGAEEPSPEALEAPGTGVEAAPAEPPRTGWHVLGLPLVSFNSDEGFGYGARLMLVDSGDGSQRPYRYSVVAQFFQSTRGIAQHRLMLDAPSFLSSSWRLGVSLSMLNDRFSPYFGLGGGAAYVPAFEACEDRKALESDPNVCPGNPDFRGLRYYNFEQRTLPSVVLNARRPLSGPWQVALGYRFRLTTVRTRYGAEDLGQARDSRVVEDARAGLLSGLDGVEDGEAVSRTAEVTASLLLDTRDNEPAPVRGMFHELALRGASTVTGSGSNYWGATANLRFYHPLVSDRLVAALRLFVDVMGGDVPFYHLSSFGGVEWLDGWGGIGGVYTARGILKNRLQGQAKALANGELRWNFLSVSPWQQRLDFTLIAFFDAGQAWTDLRFADGGLPRYGGGGGLRIAWQNDFILRVDYGISPRDGTTGFYLDFGHMF; this comes from the coding sequence ATGCATCCGACGCCGACGACGTGGGGAGTGGTGCTGTGCGCCGTGATGTTCGCGCTTCCGGTGGGGGCGGAGGAGCCCTCGCCGGAGGCACTGGAGGCTCCCGGAACCGGGGTGGAGGCGGCGCCCGCCGAGCCTCCCCGGACGGGGTGGCACGTGCTGGGCCTGCCGCTCGTCAGCTTCAACAGCGACGAGGGCTTCGGCTACGGCGCGCGGCTGATGCTGGTGGACTCGGGCGACGGCAGCCAGCGGCCCTACCGCTACTCCGTGGTGGCGCAGTTCTTCCAGTCCACGCGCGGCATCGCCCAGCACCGCCTCATGCTGGATGCGCCCAGCTTCCTCTCGTCGTCCTGGCGGCTGGGCGTGAGCCTGAGCATGCTCAATGACCGCTTCTCTCCGTACTTCGGCCTGGGCGGCGGAGCGGCCTACGTGCCGGCCTTCGAAGCGTGCGAGGACCGGAAGGCGCTGGAGTCGGACCCGAATGTCTGCCCGGGCAACCCGGACTTCCGCGGCCTGCGGTACTACAACTTCGAGCAGCGCACCCTCCCGAGCGTGGTGCTGAACGCGCGCCGGCCCCTGAGCGGTCCCTGGCAGGTGGCGCTGGGCTACCGCTTCCGCCTCACCACGGTGCGCACGCGCTACGGCGCGGAGGACCTCGGACAGGCCCGGGACTCGCGGGTGGTGGAGGACGCCCGCGCGGGGCTGCTCTCGGGGCTCGATGGCGTCGAGGACGGGGAGGCCGTCTCCCGCACGGCCGAGGTGACGGCGAGCCTGCTCCTGGACACGCGCGACAACGAGCCCGCCCCGGTGCGCGGCATGTTCCACGAGCTCGCGCTGCGCGGGGCCTCCACCGTCACGGGGAGTGGTTCGAATTACTGGGGGGCCACGGCCAACCTGCGCTTCTACCACCCCTTGGTGAGCGACCGGCTCGTGGCCGCCCTGCGGCTCTTCGTCGATGTGATGGGCGGTGACGTGCCCTTCTACCACCTGTCCTCGTTCGGCGGCGTGGAGTGGCTCGACGGTTGGGGCGGCATCGGCGGCGTGTACACCGCGCGCGGCATCCTGAAGAACCGGCTGCAGGGGCAGGCGAAGGCGCTCGCCAACGGGGAGCTGCGCTGGAACTTCCTCTCGGTGTCACCCTGGCAGCAGCGCCTGGACTTCACCCTCATCGCCTTCTTCGACGCGGGGCAGGCCTGGACGGATCTCCGCTTCGCCGATGGCGGCCTCCCCCGCTATGGCGGCGGCGGCGGCCTGCGCATCGCCTGGCAGAACGACTTCATCCTCCGCGTGGACTACGGCATCAGCCCTCGCGACGGCACCACGGGCTTCTACCTGGACTTCGGCCACATGTTCTGA
- a CDS encoding SAM-dependent methyltransferase, protein MNVEELARIPGVNPEVPNAARIYDYTLGGSHNFPADRQAAEYMYSLVPSTRKWMRMLRACLQAAARRLSSEGFTHWVDFASGLPTGDHVHAVMPQARVLYSDINPLTIAQGRALLGDNPRVRYLECDIKKAGELLQRPDVQSFLGGERRLAIGGSGIGVFLSAEENRKFYRDLYDQVAPGSKLFTTFETKAPDKTTPRWEQFVGMFQRMGESFQLYSLDEYLEFCEPWKPDAMGVLTVREFLGLPPEHITEEDHEGVGIEFYAVVLEKR, encoded by the coding sequence ATGAACGTGGAAGAGCTGGCCCGCATCCCGGGAGTGAACCCGGAGGTGCCGAACGCGGCGCGCATCTACGACTACACCCTGGGAGGGTCGCACAACTTCCCAGCCGATCGCCAGGCGGCCGAGTACATGTACTCGCTGGTGCCCTCCACCCGGAAGTGGATGCGGATGCTGCGGGCGTGCCTGCAGGCTGCGGCCCGGCGCTTGTCGTCGGAGGGCTTCACGCACTGGGTGGACTTCGCCTCGGGGCTGCCGACCGGCGATCACGTCCATGCGGTGATGCCACAAGCCCGGGTGCTCTATTCCGACATCAACCCGCTGACGATCGCCCAGGGGCGGGCGCTCCTCGGGGACAACCCGCGGGTGCGCTACCTGGAGTGCGACATCAAGAAGGCGGGGGAGCTCCTCCAGCGGCCCGACGTCCAGTCGTTCCTGGGCGGCGAGCGCCGGCTCGCCATCGGCGGCAGTGGCATCGGCGTGTTCCTGTCGGCCGAGGAGAACCGGAAGTTCTACCGGGACCTCTATGACCAGGTGGCACCGGGCTCGAAGCTCTTCACCACGTTCGAGACGAAGGCCCCGGACAAGACGACGCCCCGGTGGGAGCAGTTCGTGGGCATGTTCCAGCGGATGGGGGAGTCGTTCCAGCTGTACTCGCTCGACGAGTACCTGGAGTTCTGCGAGCCCTGGAAGCCGGATGCCATGGGGGTGCTGACGGTCCGGGAGTTCCTGGGCCTGCCGCCCGAGCACATCACGGAGGAGGACCACGAGGGCGTCGGCATCGAGTTCTACGCCGTCGTCCTGGAGAAGCGGTGA
- a CDS encoding TlpA family protein disulfide reductase, which translates to MTEQGNAGDGQRPGVGQEGTGSGPKPERHGWSWVLLLVTGLCGVGALAYLGVQEALRARLASDGMAAPTMKLERYEGGTLSLADLKGKVVMLDFWATWCPPCQAEMPSLVKLAKEYEGKGLVFVAASRDEMPDAPMFVQEFILSRMPELAPYVVYAPDEMAAAFQVTALPTLYFLDREGRVVDAQRGMLDEAALRRRIEQALGL; encoded by the coding sequence GTGACGGAGCAGGGAAACGCAGGCGACGGGCAGCGGCCCGGAGTGGGGCAGGAGGGCACGGGGAGCGGGCCGAAGCCGGAACGTCACGGGTGGAGCTGGGTGCTACTGTTGGTGACGGGGCTGTGCGGGGTGGGGGCGCTGGCGTACCTGGGGGTGCAGGAGGCGCTGAGGGCGAGGCTGGCGTCGGACGGCATGGCGGCGCCCACGATGAAGCTGGAGCGGTACGAGGGCGGGACGCTGTCGCTGGCGGACTTGAAGGGCAAGGTGGTGATGCTGGACTTCTGGGCGACGTGGTGCCCGCCGTGTCAGGCGGAGATGCCGTCGCTGGTGAAGCTGGCCAAGGAGTACGAGGGGAAGGGGCTGGTGTTCGTGGCGGCGAGCCGGGACGAGATGCCGGACGCGCCGATGTTCGTGCAGGAATTCATCCTGAGCCGGATGCCGGAGCTGGCGCCGTACGTGGTGTACGCGCCGGACGAGATGGCGGCGGCCTTCCAGGTGACGGCGTTGCCGACGCTCTACTTCCTGGACAGGGAGGGGCGGGTGGTGGACGCGCAGCGGGGCATGCTGGACGAGGCCGCGCTGCGCCGGCGCATCGAACAGGCCCTGGGCTTGTGA
- a CDS encoding CFI-box-CTERM domain-containing protein, with product MQPDELFQAAQQRAVTLSIPRAQEAQEQLRAQALALFARMPEPPVYHRLEDPARKAAEGLLPELEKVLALGLAVERDVGRREGTERILEALKAHGEALVHSVDGRLVQAEEAWRRALELERVAHPTRALGTKETVVAPVYDRATGASRYDPRQEPVAQVKLICPNTGCKRINDYGYVPGPGTRRYVCPACNTPFLAYFGELRGLEIEHKSSSKRFFFTVDEVRGAGGSRIEFEEASGEDFPVARRDLLVFLYTEARELKAVVNLTNNRLMWISPASSCFVVTAAFGEGAPELVAFREFRDEVLRRHGVGREFIRVYYRYGPGLAEWVVARPGVRRGVRRVLKQVHRVLTTTRSGRT from the coding sequence TTGCAGCCCGACGAGCTCTTCCAGGCCGCCCAGCAGAGGGCGGTGACACTGTCCATTCCCCGAGCGCAGGAGGCGCAGGAGCAGCTGCGCGCGCAGGCGCTGGCGCTCTTCGCCCGGATGCCGGAGCCCCCGGTGTACCACCGGTTGGAGGACCCGGCGAGGAAGGCGGCGGAGGGGTTGCTGCCGGAGCTGGAGAAGGTGCTGGCGCTGGGGCTGGCGGTGGAGCGGGACGTGGGGCGCCGGGAGGGCACGGAGCGCATCCTCGAGGCGCTGAAGGCGCATGGCGAGGCGCTGGTGCACTCGGTGGACGGGCGGCTGGTGCAGGCCGAGGAGGCGTGGCGGCGGGCGCTGGAGCTGGAGCGGGTGGCGCACCCCACGCGGGCGCTGGGGACGAAGGAGACGGTGGTGGCGCCGGTGTACGACCGGGCGACGGGGGCCTCGCGGTACGACCCGAGGCAGGAGCCGGTGGCGCAGGTGAAGCTCATCTGCCCCAACACGGGCTGCAAGCGCATCAACGATTACGGGTACGTGCCGGGGCCGGGGACGCGCCGCTACGTGTGCCCGGCGTGCAACACGCCCTTCCTGGCGTACTTCGGCGAGCTGCGCGGGCTGGAGATCGAGCACAAGAGCAGCTCCAAGCGCTTCTTCTTCACGGTGGACGAGGTGAGGGGCGCGGGTGGCTCGCGCATCGAGTTCGAGGAGGCGAGCGGCGAGGACTTCCCGGTGGCGCGGAGGGATCTGCTGGTCTTCCTGTACACCGAGGCGCGCGAGCTGAAGGCGGTGGTGAACCTGACGAACAACCGGCTGATGTGGATTTCGCCGGCCAGCTCGTGCTTCGTGGTGACGGCGGCGTTCGGAGAGGGAGCGCCGGAGCTGGTGGCGTTCCGGGAGTTCCGGGACGAGGTGCTGCGGCGCCACGGGGTGGGGCGGGAATTCATCCGGGTGTACTACCGGTATGGGCCGGGGCTGGCGGAGTGGGTGGTGGCGAGGCCGGGGGTGCGGCGAGGAGTGCGGCGGGTGTTGAAGCAGGTGCACCGGGTATTGACGACGACGAGGAGTGGACGCACGTGA
- a CDS encoding S1C family serine protease, translating to MVGGRWWVGVSLALLCGLGTPAWGARQETNRRLWVEAQQRSVRKERSILSQVAQAAMPAVVSITTRQASTGAEGESQKGIGSGLIIHEDGYILTSAHVIEGAEDITISVYSERGYPEDFPAELVGEDTRTDFALLKIHAPRKLPVLKLSSATRVEVGDHVVVIGNPFGLAHSVTAGVVSAKGRTDVTPNGRDGDFDYMQVDASINPGNSGGPVLDLNGDVVAIANAVNVAGQGIGFAIPVDIAKAIIPHLRKYGRVRRGWMGVSVQDCTPTVVEAYGLVHARGVVVSEVQDGGPAARAGLQVGDVIEGLDTGRVERAHKLRWQVAARGVGRNVVLHVRRGERPMKLRVRLEDMPGEVDQLAPAVATPSFHGPEEAPGTGGGGAEGQANGRAPGGKAPTP from the coding sequence ATGGTCGGTGGACGGTGGTGGGTGGGGGTCTCGCTGGCGCTGTTGTGTGGCCTGGGAACACCGGCCTGGGGCGCCCGGCAGGAGACGAATCGGCGGCTGTGGGTGGAGGCGCAACAGCGCAGCGTCCGCAAGGAGCGCTCCATCCTCAGTCAGGTAGCGCAGGCGGCCATGCCCGCGGTGGTGTCCATCACCACACGCCAGGCGAGCACCGGCGCCGAGGGGGAGTCGCAGAAGGGCATCGGCTCCGGGCTCATCATCCACGAGGACGGGTACATCCTCACGAGCGCCCACGTCATCGAGGGCGCCGAGGACATCACCATCTCCGTCTACTCCGAGCGGGGCTACCCCGAGGACTTCCCCGCCGAGCTGGTGGGAGAGGACACGCGCACGGACTTCGCGCTGTTGAAGATCCACGCGCCCCGGAAGCTGCCCGTGCTGAAGCTGTCCTCGGCCACGCGGGTGGAGGTGGGAGATCACGTCGTGGTGATCGGCAACCCGTTCGGGCTGGCGCACTCGGTGACGGCGGGCGTGGTGAGCGCCAAGGGCCGCACGGACGTGACGCCCAACGGGCGGGACGGCGACTTCGACTACATGCAGGTGGACGCCTCCATCAACCCGGGCAACTCGGGCGGACCGGTGTTGGATCTGAACGGGGACGTGGTGGCCATCGCCAACGCGGTGAACGTGGCGGGCCAGGGCATCGGCTTCGCCATCCCGGTGGACATCGCCAAGGCGATCATCCCGCACCTGCGCAAGTACGGGCGGGTGCGCCGCGGGTGGATGGGCGTGTCCGTGCAGGACTGCACCCCCACGGTCGTCGAGGCCTACGGGCTGGTCCACGCCCGGGGCGTGGTGGTGTCCGAGGTGCAGGATGGAGGCCCCGCCGCGCGCGCCGGGCTTCAGGTGGGAGACGTCATCGAGGGCCTGGACACCGGCCGGGTGGAGCGCGCCCACAAGCTGCGCTGGCAGGTGGCGGCCCGGGGGGTGGGCCGGAACGTGGTGCTCCACGTCCGCCGGGGGGAGCGCCCCATGAAGCTGCGGGTGAGGCTCGAGGACATGCCCGGGGAGGTGGATCAGCTGGCCCCGGCCGTCGCCACGCCGTCGTTCCATGGGCCCGAGGAGGCGCCGGGGACGGGGGGTGGAGGTGCCGAGGGGCAGGCGAACGGCCGTGCCCCTGGTGGAAAAGCTCCCACCCCGTGA
- a CDS encoding vegetative protein yields MADAQKTTLKAWPRQAKGGGKKACSVEGCKRPYRAKSYCFFHFKKWRQGELPHSRYRTCSKPDCRVKVLKGGLCEKHYNETYKPAAAA; encoded by the coding sequence ATGGCTGATGCACAGAAGACGACCCTGAAGGCTTGGCCGCGCCAGGCCAAGGGCGGTGGCAAGAAGGCGTGCAGCGTCGAGGGCTGCAAGCGCCCCTACCGCGCCAAGAGCTACTGCTTCTTCCACTTCAAGAAGTGGCGGCAGGGTGAGCTGCCCCACTCCCGCTACCGCACCTGCTCCAAGCCGGACTGCCGCGTGAAGGTGCTCAAGGGCGGTCTGTGCGAGAAGCACTACAACGAGACGTACAAGCCGGCCGCCGCGGCCTAG
- a CDS encoding RNA methyltransferase, whose product MLAADNMTVILHQTRSPENLGAVARVMANFGFSRLILSDPATYAFRGAERLAVKGDAVLDAMSVARNLPEALKDCVYAVGTTSRTQLDGRTALTPEEAMARLADHSQRGRVALVLGGEQRGLSNEELAFCTDILVIPTSEVQPSMNLAQAAAVLLYLCSREGRKPAEQAAPAVEEGAKMGTVHALSERMRQVMLEAQFLNPQAPDHILRELERSLLRARLTQREAELWLTAFKHLGRAMAGGKGTPGKGAPSRGPDRNG is encoded by the coding sequence ATGCTCGCGGCCGACAACATGACCGTCATCCTCCACCAGACACGATCACCCGAGAACCTCGGGGCGGTGGCCCGGGTGATGGCCAATTTCGGATTCTCGCGTCTCATCCTCTCAGATCCCGCCACCTACGCCTTCCGAGGGGCCGAGCGGCTCGCGGTCAAGGGTGACGCGGTGTTGGACGCCATGTCCGTGGCCCGGAACCTGCCCGAGGCCCTCAAGGACTGCGTGTACGCGGTTGGCACCACTTCTCGCACCCAGTTGGACGGGCGGACGGCCCTCACCCCGGAGGAGGCGATGGCCCGGCTGGCGGATCACAGCCAGCGGGGGAGGGTGGCGCTGGTGCTCGGCGGCGAACAGCGGGGGCTGTCCAACGAGGAGCTGGCGTTCTGCACCGACATCCTCGTCATCCCCACCAGCGAGGTGCAGCCCTCGATGAACCTGGCGCAGGCGGCGGCGGTGCTGCTCTACCTGTGCTCGCGCGAGGGCCGGAAGCCAGCCGAGCAGGCGGCCCCGGCGGTGGAGGAGGGCGCGAAGATGGGGACGGTGCACGCGCTGAGCGAGCGGATGCGCCAGGTGATGCTGGAGGCGCAGTTCCTCAACCCGCAGGCGCCGGATCACATCCTGCGTGAGCTGGAGCGGAGTCTGTTGCGTGCGAGGCTCACCCAGCGCGAGGCGGAGCTGTGGCTCACGGCCTTCAAGCACCTGGGACGAGCGATGGCCGGGGGCAAGGGCACTCCCGGGAAGGGAGCGCCCTCGCGAGGCCCGGACCGGAACGGCTAG
- a CDS encoding phosphoribosylaminoimidazolesuccinocarboxamide synthase — MNTSALHAQLPHTLRQTHLSALGQHYQGKVRDTYRQGDRLVLVTSDRLSAFDHVLTTIPFKGEVLNRLATFWFERTKHIVANHVLDVPDANVTVARACEPFAVEVVVRGYLTGSLWRDYQKGTHTAYGVPFPDSMRKDEAFPSPIITPSTKAQYGQHDEPISEKEILAKNLASARDWARITEAARGLFLEGQKWARTRGLILVDTKYEFGKVGDDLYVIDEIHTPDSSRYWVADEYEARFSKGEDQRMLDKENIRQWLIRERGFQGHGTPPAIPDEVRVSLAEKYIAAYERITGTTLELNVGDVHARIEKNLKARGYL; from the coding sequence GTGAACACCTCCGCACTCCACGCGCAGCTTCCGCACACCCTCCGGCAGACGCACCTGTCAGCCCTGGGCCAGCACTACCAGGGCAAGGTCCGTGACACCTACCGCCAGGGCGACCGGCTCGTCCTGGTCACCTCGGACCGGTTGTCCGCGTTCGACCACGTGCTCACCACCATCCCCTTCAAGGGCGAGGTGCTCAACCGTCTGGCCACGTTCTGGTTCGAGCGCACGAAGCACATCGTCGCCAACCACGTGCTGGACGTGCCGGACGCGAACGTGACCGTGGCGCGCGCCTGCGAGCCCTTCGCCGTGGAAGTGGTGGTCCGTGGATACCTGACGGGCAGCCTGTGGCGCGACTACCAGAAGGGCACGCACACGGCTTACGGGGTGCCCTTCCCGGACTCGATGCGCAAGGACGAGGCCTTCCCCTCCCCCATCATCACCCCGTCCACCAAGGCGCAGTACGGACAGCATGACGAGCCCATCTCCGAGAAGGAGATCCTCGCGAAGAACCTGGCCAGCGCGCGCGACTGGGCCCGCATCACCGAGGCGGCCCGGGGGCTGTTCCTCGAGGGCCAGAAGTGGGCGCGCACCCGCGGGTTGATCCTCGTGGATACGAAGTACGAGTTCGGCAAGGTGGGCGATGACCTGTACGTCATCGATGAGATCCACACGCCGGACTCGAGCCGTTACTGGGTGGCCGACGAGTACGAGGCGCGCTTCTCCAAGGGTGAGGACCAGCGGATGCTGGACAAGGAGAACATCCGCCAGTGGCTCATCCGCGAGCGCGGCTTCCAGGGCCACGGCACGCCGCCGGCGATTCCGGATGAGGTGCGCGTGTCGCTCGCGGAGAAGTACATCGCGGCCTACGAGCGGATTACCGGCACGACGCTGGAGCTGAACGTGGGGGATGTGCACGCGCGCATCGAGAAGAACCTGAAGGCGCGCGGGTATCTCTAG